A genomic window from Streptomyces broussonetiae includes:
- a CDS encoding SCO1417 family PLP biosynthesis transcription factor, producing MAQWTSAMGAAQLARLLTSQQERPAGPGTRRPPAYRALADGIRLLVLEGRVPVAARLPAERELALALSVSRTTVAAAYEALRGEGFLESRRGAGSWTSVPAGNPIPARGLEPLPPEALGSVIDLGCASLPAPEPWLTRAVQGALEELPPYAHTHGDYPAGLPALRAMIAERYTARGIPTMPEQIMVTTGAMGAIDAICHLFAGRGERIAVESPSYANILQLMREAGARLVPVAMAEGLTGWDLDRWRQVLREAAPRIAYVVADFHNPTGALADEDQRRRLVDAARSAGTVLVADETMSELWLDDDISAAGMPRPVCGFDPAGSTVITVGSASKAFWAGMRIGWVRAAPDVIRSLVAARAYADLGTPVLEQLAVNWLFSTGGWAQAVELRRAQARENRDALVAALRRELPTWEFEVPQGGLTLWVRAGGLSGSRLAEAGERTGVRVPSGPRFGVDGAFEGYLRLPFTVGGAVAQEAAIRLAAAARLVETGATGTAEAPRTFVA from the coding sequence ATGGCACAGTGGACCTCTGCGATGGGTGCCGCACAGCTCGCGCGGCTGCTCACCTCCCAGCAGGAGCGCCCGGCCGGGCCCGGCACCCGCCGGCCTCCGGCCTACCGTGCCCTGGCCGACGGCATCCGGCTGCTGGTGCTCGAAGGGCGCGTGCCGGTCGCCGCCCGCCTCCCCGCGGAACGCGAACTGGCCCTCGCCCTGTCCGTGAGTCGCACCACCGTCGCGGCCGCGTACGAGGCCCTGCGCGGCGAAGGTTTCCTGGAGTCCCGGCGCGGCGCCGGCAGCTGGACCTCGGTACCGGCCGGGAACCCGATTCCGGCCCGTGGCCTCGAGCCCCTGCCCCCGGAGGCGCTGGGATCGGTGATCGACCTGGGCTGCGCCTCGCTCCCGGCCCCGGAGCCCTGGCTCACCCGTGCCGTGCAGGGCGCCCTGGAGGAACTGCCGCCGTACGCCCACACACACGGCGACTACCCGGCCGGGCTGCCCGCCCTGCGCGCCATGATCGCCGAGCGCTACACCGCGCGCGGGATCCCCACCATGCCCGAGCAGATCATGGTCACGACCGGCGCGATGGGCGCCATCGACGCGATCTGCCACCTCTTCGCCGGCCGCGGTGAGCGCATCGCCGTCGAGTCCCCGTCCTACGCCAACATCCTCCAGCTGATGCGCGAGGCGGGTGCCCGGCTGGTCCCCGTGGCGATGGCCGAGGGACTCACCGGCTGGGACCTGGACCGCTGGCGCCAGGTCCTGCGGGAGGCCGCGCCGCGCATCGCCTACGTGGTCGCCGACTTCCACAACCCCACCGGCGCGCTCGCCGACGAGGACCAGCGGCGCCGGCTGGTGGACGCGGCGCGCTCGGCCGGCACGGTGCTCGTCGCCGACGAGACGATGTCCGAGCTGTGGCTGGACGACGACATCAGCGCGGCGGGCATGCCGCGCCCCGTGTGCGGGTTCGACCCGGCCGGCTCCACGGTGATCACGGTCGGCTCGGCCAGCAAGGCGTTCTGGGCCGGCATGCGCATCGGCTGGGTGCGTGCGGCGCCGGACGTGATCCGAAGCCTGGTCGCCGCGCGGGCCTATGCCGATCTCGGTACGCCGGTGCTGGAACAGCTGGCCGTCAACTGGCTCTTCAGTACGGGAGGTTGGGCGCAGGCGGTGGAGCTGCGGCGCGCCCAGGCCCGGGAGAACCGGGATGCGCTGGTGGCGGCGCTCCGCCGCGAGCTGCCCACCTGGGAGTTCGAGGTGCCGCAGGGCGGGCTGACCCTGTGGGTGCGGGCCGGCGGTCTGTCCGGATCCCGGCTCGCCGAAGCGGGCGAACGGACCGGCGTCCGTGTCCCGTCCGGGCCGCGCTTCGGTGTGGACGGCGCGTTCGAGGGCTATCTGCGACTGCCGTTCACCGTCGGGGGAGCGGTGGCGCAGGAGGCGGCGATCCGGTTGGCCGCCGCGGCTCGGCTGGTGGAGACGGGCGCTACGGGGACGGCGGAGGCGCCGCGGACGTTCGTGGCCTGA